The proteins below come from a single Halictus rubicundus isolate RS-2024b chromosome 13, iyHalRubi1_principal, whole genome shotgun sequence genomic window:
- the LOC143360254 gene encoding uncharacterized protein LOC143360254, with amino-acid sequence MIEALYGIVVVLAATVVPLPAQYVQVKVEAEVEGWAPCVELKRDLQIPCECMAFTESADAIGVNCDGAVFTRDTVESLRGQPIVSIRQRNAGYQTLPGDLIGSGLRLRKLDLSGNSIRKLMDRLLEAQPHLEELRLADNLLGDSLNPIFSSNEFHGLKRLKLLDLSGNGLRSVEEGMFKGCESLEQLYLDRNEIATVPTASLKGPNSIRVLSLSGNVVGSLPRGAFSSIGGSLLRLDLSNNELSHIEDGALFGLERLLLLNLSRNDLGRFNSDAFEGAYNLLQLDLSVNFLQEFPSEAIRLLADLRFLNLSNNLIGSIDRAHLSGLRELQVLDLSRNNIGRLGANAFSGLISLTRLDLSLNALRTIEESSFEGLVKLKWLSLQDNNILLVPAAALTRLPSLSHLHAEFNRIAALSTELIKATAAGLRTLALTRNLVREIPAESFREFDNLVDIRLSGNLLSTITSSTFAGLENTLERLDVSHNRLTSIGQLPLENLLSLNLAGNQLTRVSPETFKRLHRLEYLNLSSNPLYGGFPPVFPPSVTNLDVSRTDLRILPTILLSSLVSLEKIAMAGNGLERIESGTFRQHRNLSSIDLSENRIERIEDAAFASLNSLRELNLRGNRLTLFTGEYFDTGTGLTSLDLSGNRIDRLSPTAFAIHPRLRRLDLSGNRLAQFPGEYARPLQFLEMLDLSRNLLKRVPEFAFSRIPRLRVLGLAENEIEAVDELAFHNSTQLQLLDLSGNDIETLGERTMEGLLRLEHLSLGENRLISLPETIFDPSRIRAVESVDLSGNRFAEIPAATLQKQSAFLSRLNVARNRMVEVSGRDIAGNLKDLDLSENPLSENAVKGILGETKILRSLNLAGTGIERLGRLETPFLRRLNLSGNAITTVEVAALERTTMLETLDLSRNRLTDFSGTTFRALPSLRRLDLSGNDVRTVNEISFDGLAALRVLDVSRLPNCARIERNAFKPLAKLRSLSAHNYPKLGYFDVQGILKEMRNLESLDIEIKDSSVGNEQLSISKHPRLRELILRGERLRNVLSSSLVGVRVPKLTVGLKNTSVDSIPAALFFPVPRSTELTLDLSGSKFSTLSAQVLAALDERAGTVVLEGLESNPINCSCDAKQLWRWLRTSSAERDHDSHRFASRVRCVAPPRLAGSILTALDEHRLSCEPSDENVSATVAVTVTATDDNVDANVGIGPDSDLDPDSENLRTSQSAAADTTSSDSSDFASRTSSPMTKPQIIWTVAPTVRNDRNKQYDRDRVLETGLVGNGSGTDDTLIIGIVGGVVALIAIIVIVVCICRLRWSSRMDEARMTAASIQDASMLRPGSAYSGKINHDLYVGSYNGSTLDRGNGVPPLHPSISTPPIQMMPFVQPMHLMHTLLTPGAQQQQQPQSVAQPQSQQFYGYCDGGGGAALPLYIACPTDTKCDR; translated from the exons ATGATCGAAGC attgTACGGGATTGTTGTGGTGCTCGCGGCCACGGTCGTTCCTCTGCCGGCGCAATACGTCCAAGTCAAAGTCGAAGCCGAAGTGGAAGGATGGGCGCCGTGCGTCGAGCTCAAACGGGATCTTCAGATTCCCTGCGAATGCATGGCTTTCACGGAATCGGCCGACGCGATAGGGGTGAACTGCGACGGGGCGGTGTTTACGCGGGACACGGTCGAGAGCTTGCGCGGACaaccgatcgtctcgattcgtCAGCGGAACGCCGGATATCAAACTCTGCCGGGAGATCTGATCGGGTCGGGACTACGGCTGAGAAAGCTCGATCTGTCCGGAAACTCGATTCGCAAGCTGATGGATCGGTTGCTCGAAGCGCAACCTCACCTGGAGGAACTTAGGCTGGCGGACAACCTCTTGGGCGACAGCTTGAACCCGATATTCTCGAGCAACGAATTTCACGGTTTGAAACGGTTGAAGCTGCTCGATCTCAGCGGAAACGGCCTGAGAAGCGTCGAGGAAGGAATGTTCAAGGGATGCGAGAGTCTCGAGCAACTCTATCTTGACAGGAACGAGATAGCGACGGTGCCGACGGCGTCCTTGAAGGGGCCGAATTCCATTCGAGTGCTCTCCTTGAGCGGTAACGTTGTCG GATCGCTACCACGAGGCGCGTTCTCGTCGATCGGCGGGTCGTTGCTGCGCTTGGATCTCAGCAACAACGAGCTGTCCCACATAGAAGACGGTGCCCTTTTCGGACTCGAACGTTTGCTCCTTCTCAATCTTTCTCGCAACGATCTCGGCCGCTTCAACAGCGACGCGTTCGAGG GCGCTTACAATCTACTACAGTTAGATCTCTCGGTAAATTTTCTACAAGAATTTCCCAGCGAAGCGATCAGGCTCCTGGCGGATCTCAGATTCCTCAACCTTTCGAACAACTTGATCGGC AGCATAGACAGGGCTCATTTGTCGGGGTTGAGGGAGCTGCAGGTGCTGGATCTCAGTCGCAACAATATCGGTCGTCTCGGCGCGAACGCGTTTTCCGGCTTGATCAGCCTGACCAGACTCGACTTGAGCTTGAACGCGTTGCGCACG ATCGAGGAATCGTCGTTCGAGGGCTTGGTCAAACTGAAATGGTTGTCCCTGCAAGACAACAACATTTTGCTGGTACCGGCCGCGGCTCTGACCAGACTGCCGTCACTCAGCCATCTTCACGCAGAGTTCAATCGCATCGCCGCGCTCTCGACCGAACTGATCAAAGCGACAGCCGCCGGTCTGAGAACGCTCGCGCTGACTCGAAACTTGGTGCGAGAGATACCGGCCGAATCGTTTCGCGAATTCGACAACCTGGTCGACATACGACTATCGGGAAATCTGCTGTCGACGATCACGTCGAGCACGTTCGCCGGGCTGGAGAACACGTTGGAGAGGCTGGACGTTTCGCACAACAGACTGACGTCGATCGGGCAACTCCCTCTGGAAAATCTGCTCTCTCTGAATCTGGCCGGTAACCAGCTGACTCGAGTTTCGCCGGAAACGTTCAAACGACTGCACAGATTAGAGTATCTGAATTTGAGCTCGAACCCTCTGTACGGAGGCTTTCCGCCGGTGTTTCCCCCGTCGGTGACGAACCTGGACGTGTCGCGAACCGATCTGAGAATCTTGCCGACGATTCTGTTGTCGAGCCTGGTTTCTCTCGAAAAGATCGCGATGGCCGGCAACGGTCTGGAGAGAATCGAGAGCGGAACCTTTCGACAACATCGTAACTTGTCGAGCATCGATTTGTCGGAGAATCGAATAGAGCGTATCGAGGACGCGGCTTTCGCCAGTTTGAACAGCCTGCGCGAGCTGAATCTACGAGGGAACAGGTTGACTCTGTTCACCGGAGAATACTTCGACACCGGCACCGGCTTGACGAGCCTCGACTTGTCCGGCAACCGAATCGATCGGTTGTCTCCGACGGCTTTCGCGATCCATCCGAGACTGAGGCGTCTCGATCTCTCCGGGAATCGATTGGCCCAGTTCCCCGGCGAGTACGCGAGACCCCTGCAGTTCCTGGAAATGCTCGATCTGTCCCGGAACCTGTTAAAACGCGTCCCGGAATTCGCGTTCTCTCGGATTCCACGGCTACGGGTCCTCGGCCTCGCCGAGAACGAGATCGAGGCGGTAGACGAGCTGGCTTTTCACAATTCAACGCAGCTTCAGTTGCTCGATCTATCCGGCAACGACATCGAAACGCTCGGCGAAAGAACGATGGAGGGGTTGCTCCGTCTCGAGCATCTTTCTCTCGGAGAGAATCGGTTGATTTCTCTGCCGGAAACGATCTTCGATCCGAGCAGAATTCGAGCGGTGGAAAGCGTCGATCTGTCCGGCAATCGTTTCGCGGAGATTCCGGCGGCTACCCTGCAAAAGCAGTCGGCGTTCTTGTCGCGGTTGAACGTCGCGCGGAATCGTATGGTCGAGGTGTCCGGCCGAGATATTGCCGGCAACCTGAAAGATCTCGATCTATCGGAAAATCCGCTCAGCGAGAACGCGGTCAAGGGAATCCTGGGCGAGACGAAGATCCTTCGCAGCTTGAATTTGGCCGGCACCGGTATCGAGAGGCTCGGCAGGCTGGAAACGCCGTTCCTTAGGCGACTGAATCTCTCCGGGAACGCCATAACCACGGTGGAGGTTGCCGCGCTCGAACGGACCACCATGCTCGAGACGTTGGACCTTTCGCGAAACAGATTAACCGACTTCTCGGGGACAACGTTTCGCGCGCTCCCATCTCTTCGAAGGCTCGACCTGTCGGGGAACGACGTCAGAACCGTCAACGAGATCAGCTTCGACGGATTGGCCGCGCTCCGTGTCCTCGACGTTTCTCGCTTGCCGAACTGTGCCAGAATCGAGAGAAACGCTTTCAAACCGTTGGCCAAGCTTCGCTCCCTGTCCGCCCACAATTATCCCAAGTTGGGCTACTTCGACGTCCAGGGTATCCTAAAGGAAATGCGCAATCTGGAGTCGTTGGACATCGAGATCAAAGATTCTTCGGTGGGCAACGAACAGCTGTCGATCAGCAAGCATCCTCGTCTACGAGAGTTGATTTTGAGGGGCGAGAGGCTGCGGAACGTACTGTCCAGCTCGTTGGTCGGCGTCCGGGTGCCCAAGCTGACCGTCGGTCTCAAAAACACGTCGGTCGACTCGATTCCGGCCGCGCTATTCTTCCCGGTACCGCGATCCACCGAGCTGACGCTCGATCTTTCCGGCAGCAAATTCTCCACGCTCTCGGCCCAAGTTCTCGCCGCGCTCGACGAACGAGCCGGCACCGTTGTTCTCGAAGGTCTCGAGAGCAATCCGATCAATTGCAGCTGCGACGCTAAACAACTCTGGAGGTGGTTGAGAACAAGCTCGGCCGAGCGCGATCATGATTCTCATcgattcgcgtctcgcgttcgctGCGTCGCTCCGCCACGCCTAGCCGGCTCGATTCTCACTGCCCTCGACGAGCATCGTCTCTCGTGCGAGCCATCCGACGAGAACGTATCCGCCACCGTCGCCGTCACCGTCACCGCTACCGACGACAACGTCGACGCCAACGTTGGTATAGGTCCCGATTCCGATCTCGATCCTGATTCCGAAAACCTTCGGACCAGCCAAAGCGCCGCCGCCGACACCACCTCCTCGGACTCCTCCGATTTCGCATCGAGGACGTCCTCACCGATGACCAAACCACAGATCATCTGGACGGTCGCGCCCACCGTTCGAAACGATCGAAACAAACAGTATGATCGAGACCGCGTGCTCGAGACCGGTCTTGTGGGAAACGGTTCGGGAACGGACGACACTTTGATCATCGGCATCGTTGGCGGAGTGGTCGCGCTCATAGCCATCATCGTGATCGTGGTCTGCATCTGTCGACTGAGATGGTCCAGTCGAATGGACGAAGCGAGGATGACCGCGGCCAGCATTCAGGACGCGTCGATGCTCAGACCTGGTAGCGCCTACTCCGGCAAGATCAATCACGACCTCTACGTCGGATCTTACAACGGATCCACGTTGGATCGCGGGAACGGTGTACCGCCGCTGCATCCCTCGATCTCGACTCCTCCGATTCAAATGATGCCGTTCGTGCAACCGATGCATCTGATGCATACCCTTCTGACCCCGGGTgcacagcaacagcaacagccaCAGTCCGTGGCACAGCCTCAGTCCCAGCAATTCTACGGGTAttgcgacggcggcggcggcgccgcGTTACCCCTCTACATTGCCTGTCCCACAGATACCAAATGCGACAGATAA
- the LOC143360727 gene encoding pre-mRNA-processing factor 17, translating to MIPIEKLASSLKLKICSAPEVVPTGTELCVRHVDSTVDEVTHNPKYEELFAPDVGPENPFKTQQQRAIKNMLSGYVEKAHISEFQFENQRRTFASYGYALDPTVDGSAEEGRTIIGAKEAAEELGGKTVFESTTLRPSDKRKRHRNDNPADVEGFLGPWGGYVDEKRVVKPTEEEAAELEEILAKRNRRGKPMEEKPLEEKTVLHIKDSVDYQGRSFLHAPQDVGVNLRSESPPDRCFLPKAQIHSWEGHTKGISQIRWFPRTAHLLLSCGMDCRVKLWEVYKERRCIRTYYGHRQAVRDISFDNDGKRFLSAGYDRYVKLWDTETGACVSRFTNRKIPYCVKFNPDSDKQHLFVAGTSDKKIICWDVRSGEITQEYDRHLGAVNTITFVDENRRFVTTSDDKSLRVWEWDIPVDMKYIADPSMHSMPAVTPSPNQKWLACQSMDNKIVIFSALNRFKMNRKKTFTGHMVAGYACGLDFSPDMSYLVSGDADGKCYIWDWKTTKLYKKWKAHDGVCIDVLWHPHEPSRLATAGWDGKIKYWD from the exons ATGATacctatagaaaaattagcaTCGTctctgaaattgaaaatttgctcCGCGCCTGAAGTGGTACCAACG GGAACTGAATTATGCGTAAGGCACGTAGACTCGACGGTGGATGAAGTTACGCATAATCCCAAGTATGAAGAGCTGTTTGCACCAGATGTAGGGCCTGAAAATCCTTTTAAAACGCAACAACAACGCGCTATAAAAAACATGCTGTCCGGATACGTAGAGAAAGCTCATATAAgcgaatttcaatttgaaaatcaAAGAAGAACTTTTGCTAGTTATG GCTATGCATTGGACCCAACCGTAGATGGAAGCGCCGAAGAAGGTAGAACAATCATTGGAGCGAAAGAAGCAGCAGAAGAATTGGGTGGGAAAACTGTATTCGAAAGCACAACACTGAGACCATCAGATAAAAGAAAGCGTCATAGAAATGACAATCCTGCCGATGTAGAGGGATTCTTAGGTCCATGGGGTGGATACGTAGATGAAAAACGCGTTGTAAAACCAACAGAGGAAGAAGCTGCTGAGCTAGAGGAGATATTAGCTAAGAGAAATAGAAGAGGGAAACCTATGGAAGAGAAACCTTTGGAAGAAAAGACAGTGTTGCATA TCAAGGATAGCGTGGACTACCAAGGAAGATCATTTTTACATGCTCCGCAAGATGTTGGAGTAAATTTGAGGTCCGAGTCGCCACCCGATAGATGTTTCTTACCGAAAGCACAAATTCACAGTTGGGAAGGTCATACAAAGGGTATCTCTCAGATCAGATGGTTTCCTCGTACTGCACATTTGTTACTCTCGTGCGGTATGGATTGCAGAGTTAag TTGTGGGAAGTGTACAAGGAAAGAAGATGCATTCGAACGTATTACGGCCATCGCCAAGCCGTCAGAGACATAAGTTTCGACAACGACGGAAAGAGATTTTTGTCAGCGGGATACGATCGTTACGTGAAACTTTGGGATACTGAAACTGGCGCTTGCGTTAGCCGATTCACAAACAGGAAGATTCCATattgcgtgaaatttaatccgGATTCTGACAAACAACATTTATTTGTGGCGGGTACCAGCGACAAGAAGATTATTTGC TGGGATGTTCGATCGGGCGAAATAACACAAGAATATGATAGACATTTGGGAGCGGTAAACACGATAACGTTTGTAGATGAAAATCGGCGTTTTGTAACTACCTCGGATGACAAGAGCTTGAGAGTTTGGGAATG GGATATACCGGTCGACATGAAATACATAGCAGATCCTTCGATGCACTCTATGCCGGCGGTGACACCATCGCCTAATCAAAAATGGCTCGCGTGTCAAAGCATGGATAACAAGATAGTTATATTTTCTGCATTGAACAGATTTAAGATGAATCGTAAGAAGACATTCACAGGTCATATGGTTGCTGGCTATGCGTGTGGTTTAGACTTTTCTCCCGATATGAG TTACCTGGTATCGGGCGATGCGGACGGCAAATGTTATATTTGGGACTGGAAAACGACCAAGCTGTACAAAAAATGGAAGGCACACGACGGTGTATGTATTGACGTATTGTGGCATCCGCACGAGCCTTCTAGACTCGCGACGGCTGGCTGGGATGGAAAAATAAAGTATTGGGACtaa
- the LOC143360728 gene encoding transmembrane protein 181 isoform X2, translating into MFSDLFSEFNKYIAPAYHHDRCERSVQMRLYSMHKREFVMVFIAFFACFILEVFIGLAGPPITSTSEQKAHLNGSEVATGPFIMKTPPLSTYSQQLWVIAKLLTSNNDDERYDKSFQISISIDGLTEDRKLVSVQPSETGQNRTRRLKCERQTCDELVVAHLGFLDYTYYIITVRFYGLENFHRRYNIRELTFYFKNYNPDFTEFEIWFRLMFLLTAFGIMCWFGHSLRKYPLHDWSIEQKWISILLPLLILYNNPLFPMTFLVNSWVPGMLDAILQTTFLCAVLMFWLCVYHGLRQNERRLITFYLPKILVVGLLWCSALILATWLRCTELEDPTYNYVLDTSNYFGFKVFFFTIGGFYIAYLLLLILRAYSELRSMPYFDLRLRFLTLLAGVVFSFCGCVTAQQFGAGIFEDSFASRLTTYYRSSAQFMALYGLLNFYLYTMAYVYAPAYQQVYGQHSSITKDNPTFSMINDSDEDVIYGSDEEVPYGSDEDSRRPLTRPLRTSTNNNN; encoded by the exons ATG TTTAGTGATCTTTTCAGCGAGTTTAACAAATATATCGCGCCTGCTTATCATCATGACCGATGCGAAAG ATCGGTACAGATGCGATTATATTCCATGCACAAGAGGGAGTTTGTCATGGTGTTTATCGCCTTCTTCGCCTGTTTTATATTAGAGGTGTTTATCGGACTTGCAG GACCTCCCATCACGTCGACTAGCGAACAGAAGGCTCATTTAAATGGCAGCGAAGTGGCGACTGGTCCTTTCATCATGAAAACACCTCCACTGTCTACGTATAGTCAACAATTATGGGTGATCGCAAAGTTACTGACATCAAACAACGACG acGAACGATACGACAAAAGTTTTCAAATCAGTATCTCGATAGATGGTCTAACGGAGGATCGTAAACTTGTGTCTGTGCAACCTTCGGAAACTGGACAGAATAG AACCAGGCGTTTAAAATGCGAAAGGCAAACGTGCGACGAGCTGGTGGTTGCCCATCTCGGATTCCTCGACTACACTTATTATATAATTACCGTTCGTTTCTACGGGCTTGAGAATTTCCACCGGCGTTATAACATACGCGAGCTCACATTCTAC TTCAAGAACTATAATCCAGACTTTACAGAGTTTGAAATATGGTTTCGTCTAATGTTCTTACTAACCGCATTCGGAATTATG TGTTGGTTCGGGCATTCTCTCCGAAAGTATCCGCTGCACGACTGGTCGATAGAACAGAAATGGATTTCCATACTCCTTCCGCTACTAATCTTATACAATA ATCCGTTGTTTCCTATGACGTTTTTGGTGAATTCCTGGGTGCCTGGTATGTTGGATGCAATTCTACAAACAACCTTTTTATGCGCTGTTCTTATGTTCTGGTTATGCGTTTACCATGGTCTGAGACAG AACGAGAGACGCCTTATCACGTTTTATTTACCCAAAATTTTGGTGGTTGGTCTACTGTGGTGTTCGGCTTTGATTCTGGCAACGTGGCTGCGCTGCACCGAATTGGAAGATCCCACGTATAATTACGTTCTCGATACGTCGAATTATTTC GGTTTCAAAGTGTTCTTCTTCACGATAGGAGGCTTTTACATCGCTTACCTGCTGCTCCTAATATTAAGAGCGTACAGCGAATTACGCTCTATGCCTTACTTTG ATCTTCGTTTGCGTTTTCTAACATTGCTCGCCGGAGTCGTTTTCTCGTTTTGCGGATGCGTGACGGCGCAACAGTTTGGTGCTGGTATTTTCGAAGACAGTTTTGCTTCACGACTCACTACTTATTATCGGTCTTCTGCCCAATTTATGGCTTTGTACGGTCtcttgaatttttatttgtacaCAATGGCGTACGTGTACGCACCCGCTTACCAGCAAGTGTACGGCCAAC ATTCCTCCATAACGAAAGATAACCCCACGTTTTCTATGATCAACGACTCTGACGAGGATGTTATTTACGGATCGGATGAGGAAGTTCCCTACGGATCGGACGAAGATAGTAGACGGCCTTTAACTCGGCCGCTTCGAACTTCTACAAACAATAACAATTGA
- the LOC143360728 gene encoding transmembrane protein 181 isoform X1 yields the protein MDSPGLGYSYHLPSAGWNLRVRNVLSQFSDLFSEFNKYIAPAYHHDRCERSVQMRLYSMHKREFVMVFIAFFACFILEVFIGLAGPPITSTSEQKAHLNGSEVATGPFIMKTPPLSTYSQQLWVIAKLLTSNNDDERYDKSFQISISIDGLTEDRKLVSVQPSETGQNRTRRLKCERQTCDELVVAHLGFLDYTYYIITVRFYGLENFHRRYNIRELTFYFKNYNPDFTEFEIWFRLMFLLTAFGIMCWFGHSLRKYPLHDWSIEQKWISILLPLLILYNNPLFPMTFLVNSWVPGMLDAILQTTFLCAVLMFWLCVYHGLRQNERRLITFYLPKILVVGLLWCSALILATWLRCTELEDPTYNYVLDTSNYFGFKVFFFTIGGFYIAYLLLLILRAYSELRSMPYFDLRLRFLTLLAGVVFSFCGCVTAQQFGAGIFEDSFASRLTTYYRSSAQFMALYGLLNFYLYTMAYVYAPAYQQVYGQHSSITKDNPTFSMINDSDEDVIYGSDEEVPYGSDEDSRRPLTRPLRTSTNNNN from the exons ATGGACAGTCCTGGGTTAGGATACTCGTATCACCTTCCGTCCGCAGGCTGGAATCTCAGAGTTCGAAATGTTCTTTCCCAGTTTAGTGATCTTTTCAGCGAGTTTAACAAATATATCGCGCCTGCTTATCATCATGACCGATGCGAAAG ATCGGTACAGATGCGATTATATTCCATGCACAAGAGGGAGTTTGTCATGGTGTTTATCGCCTTCTTCGCCTGTTTTATATTAGAGGTGTTTATCGGACTTGCAG GACCTCCCATCACGTCGACTAGCGAACAGAAGGCTCATTTAAATGGCAGCGAAGTGGCGACTGGTCCTTTCATCATGAAAACACCTCCACTGTCTACGTATAGTCAACAATTATGGGTGATCGCAAAGTTACTGACATCAAACAACGACG acGAACGATACGACAAAAGTTTTCAAATCAGTATCTCGATAGATGGTCTAACGGAGGATCGTAAACTTGTGTCTGTGCAACCTTCGGAAACTGGACAGAATAG AACCAGGCGTTTAAAATGCGAAAGGCAAACGTGCGACGAGCTGGTGGTTGCCCATCTCGGATTCCTCGACTACACTTATTATATAATTACCGTTCGTTTCTACGGGCTTGAGAATTTCCACCGGCGTTATAACATACGCGAGCTCACATTCTAC TTCAAGAACTATAATCCAGACTTTACAGAGTTTGAAATATGGTTTCGTCTAATGTTCTTACTAACCGCATTCGGAATTATG TGTTGGTTCGGGCATTCTCTCCGAAAGTATCCGCTGCACGACTGGTCGATAGAACAGAAATGGATTTCCATACTCCTTCCGCTACTAATCTTATACAATA ATCCGTTGTTTCCTATGACGTTTTTGGTGAATTCCTGGGTGCCTGGTATGTTGGATGCAATTCTACAAACAACCTTTTTATGCGCTGTTCTTATGTTCTGGTTATGCGTTTACCATGGTCTGAGACAG AACGAGAGACGCCTTATCACGTTTTATTTACCCAAAATTTTGGTGGTTGGTCTACTGTGGTGTTCGGCTTTGATTCTGGCAACGTGGCTGCGCTGCACCGAATTGGAAGATCCCACGTATAATTACGTTCTCGATACGTCGAATTATTTC GGTTTCAAAGTGTTCTTCTTCACGATAGGAGGCTTTTACATCGCTTACCTGCTGCTCCTAATATTAAGAGCGTACAGCGAATTACGCTCTATGCCTTACTTTG ATCTTCGTTTGCGTTTTCTAACATTGCTCGCCGGAGTCGTTTTCTCGTTTTGCGGATGCGTGACGGCGCAACAGTTTGGTGCTGGTATTTTCGAAGACAGTTTTGCTTCACGACTCACTACTTATTATCGGTCTTCTGCCCAATTTATGGCTTTGTACGGTCtcttgaatttttatttgtacaCAATGGCGTACGTGTACGCACCCGCTTACCAGCAAGTGTACGGCCAAC ATTCCTCCATAACGAAAGATAACCCCACGTTTTCTATGATCAACGACTCTGACGAGGATGTTATTTACGGATCGGATGAGGAAGTTCCCTACGGATCGGACGAAGATAGTAGACGGCCTTTAACTCGGCCGCTTCGAACTTCTACAAACAATAACAATTGA
- the LOC143360728 gene encoding transmembrane protein 181 isoform X3, which yields MRLYSMHKREFVMVFIAFFACFILEVFIGLAGPPITSTSEQKAHLNGSEVATGPFIMKTPPLSTYSQQLWVIAKLLTSNNDDERYDKSFQISISIDGLTEDRKLVSVQPSETGQNRTRRLKCERQTCDELVVAHLGFLDYTYYIITVRFYGLENFHRRYNIRELTFYFKNYNPDFTEFEIWFRLMFLLTAFGIMCWFGHSLRKYPLHDWSIEQKWISILLPLLILYNNPLFPMTFLVNSWVPGMLDAILQTTFLCAVLMFWLCVYHGLRQNERRLITFYLPKILVVGLLWCSALILATWLRCTELEDPTYNYVLDTSNYFGFKVFFFTIGGFYIAYLLLLILRAYSELRSMPYFDLRLRFLTLLAGVVFSFCGCVTAQQFGAGIFEDSFASRLTTYYRSSAQFMALYGLLNFYLYTMAYVYAPAYQQVYGQHSSITKDNPTFSMINDSDEDVIYGSDEEVPYGSDEDSRRPLTRPLRTSTNNNN from the exons ATGCGATTATATTCCATGCACAAGAGGGAGTTTGTCATGGTGTTTATCGCCTTCTTCGCCTGTTTTATATTAGAGGTGTTTATCGGACTTGCAG GACCTCCCATCACGTCGACTAGCGAACAGAAGGCTCATTTAAATGGCAGCGAAGTGGCGACTGGTCCTTTCATCATGAAAACACCTCCACTGTCTACGTATAGTCAACAATTATGGGTGATCGCAAAGTTACTGACATCAAACAACGACG acGAACGATACGACAAAAGTTTTCAAATCAGTATCTCGATAGATGGTCTAACGGAGGATCGTAAACTTGTGTCTGTGCAACCTTCGGAAACTGGACAGAATAG AACCAGGCGTTTAAAATGCGAAAGGCAAACGTGCGACGAGCTGGTGGTTGCCCATCTCGGATTCCTCGACTACACTTATTATATAATTACCGTTCGTTTCTACGGGCTTGAGAATTTCCACCGGCGTTATAACATACGCGAGCTCACATTCTAC TTCAAGAACTATAATCCAGACTTTACAGAGTTTGAAATATGGTTTCGTCTAATGTTCTTACTAACCGCATTCGGAATTATG TGTTGGTTCGGGCATTCTCTCCGAAAGTATCCGCTGCACGACTGGTCGATAGAACAGAAATGGATTTCCATACTCCTTCCGCTACTAATCTTATACAATA ATCCGTTGTTTCCTATGACGTTTTTGGTGAATTCCTGGGTGCCTGGTATGTTGGATGCAATTCTACAAACAACCTTTTTATGCGCTGTTCTTATGTTCTGGTTATGCGTTTACCATGGTCTGAGACAG AACGAGAGACGCCTTATCACGTTTTATTTACCCAAAATTTTGGTGGTTGGTCTACTGTGGTGTTCGGCTTTGATTCTGGCAACGTGGCTGCGCTGCACCGAATTGGAAGATCCCACGTATAATTACGTTCTCGATACGTCGAATTATTTC GGTTTCAAAGTGTTCTTCTTCACGATAGGAGGCTTTTACATCGCTTACCTGCTGCTCCTAATATTAAGAGCGTACAGCGAATTACGCTCTATGCCTTACTTTG ATCTTCGTTTGCGTTTTCTAACATTGCTCGCCGGAGTCGTTTTCTCGTTTTGCGGATGCGTGACGGCGCAACAGTTTGGTGCTGGTATTTTCGAAGACAGTTTTGCTTCACGACTCACTACTTATTATCGGTCTTCTGCCCAATTTATGGCTTTGTACGGTCtcttgaatttttatttgtacaCAATGGCGTACGTGTACGCACCCGCTTACCAGCAAGTGTACGGCCAAC ATTCCTCCATAACGAAAGATAACCCCACGTTTTCTATGATCAACGACTCTGACGAGGATGTTATTTACGGATCGGATGAGGAAGTTCCCTACGGATCGGACGAAGATAGTAGACGGCCTTTAACTCGGCCGCTTCGAACTTCTACAAACAATAACAATTGA